A window of the Lolium perenne isolate Kyuss_39 chromosome 7, Kyuss_2.0, whole genome shotgun sequence genome harbors these coding sequences:
- the LOC127314657 gene encoding germin-like protein 8-11, with amino-acid sequence MVSSSSLLVLAIFLAFVSWQAIASDPSPLQDFCVVDKKSPVLVNGFVCKNPMDVNADDFFKAANLDKPRMTNKVGSNVTLINVMQIAGLNTLGISLARIDYTPLGQNPPHTHPRATEILTVLEGTLYVGFVTSNPENKLLSKMLNKGDVFVFPVGLIHFQFNPNPHKPAVAIAALSSQNPGAITIANAVFGSKPPISDDVLAKAFQVEKNTIDWLQAQFWENNHY; translated from the exons ATGGTCTCCTCTTCTTCCTTACTTGTGCTTGCCATTTTTCTTGCATTTGTCTCATGGCAGGCCATAGCCTCCGATCCTAGCCCACTCCAAGACTTCTGTGTTGTGGATAAGAAATCTCCAG TGCTTGTCAATGGGTTTGTTTGCAAGAACCCGATGGACGTCAATGCAGATGACTTCTTCAAGGCAGCCAATCTTGACAAGCCTAGGATGACCAACAAGGTTGGATCCAATGTCACCTTGATCAATGTCATGCAGATCGCTGGCCTCAACACTCTAGGCATCTCACTAGCGCGCATTGACTATACACCATTAGGTCAGAACCCACCACATACGCACCCTCGTGCTACCGAGATCCTGACGGTGCTCGAGGGGACATTGTATGTTGGCTTTGTCACGTCCAATCCGGAAAACAAGCTCCTCTCCAAGATGCTTAACAAAGGCGATGTGTTTGTGTTCCCTGTGGGGCTCATCCACTTCCAATTCAACCCCAACCCCCACAAGCCAGCAGTTGCAATTGCTGCACTTAGTAGCCAGAACCCAGGGGCTATCACCATTGCCAATGCAGTGTTTGGATCGAAGCCACCGATCTCAGATGATGTTCTTGCCAAGGCGTTTCAGGTGGAGAAGAATACAATAGATTGGCTGCAGGCTCAGTTCTGGGAGAACAACCACTACTAA